One window of Channa argus isolate prfri chromosome 4, Channa argus male v1.0, whole genome shotgun sequence genomic DNA carries:
- the c4h15orf39 gene encoding uncharacterized protein C15orf39 homolog, whose product MMNSQSMQTLIDPVFRNKMPLFDGSMASAGLSKPQNMSDLLGKQALQYNGAYFGYDPRGRDGAAFTPPWSNSKASLLDDRSPVTHLPGMDRQGRITCRQDGNSSDEGRSRSSPLCHTQVKQGFTVYTKSPRVSSPTAATTVAVRKQKSGGENLSPSENTVYLAVPKPVYGHSPCCNELGCVIGRRYHVEHGSPRIPHTVYEHDWMQADAHYAETISRKAQDPLLQQRGLPYENSAESIKRMTVERYSPSITRTFPARIEPNYSSYPCTPTHTFFTSLSDQRQRLRTPPKGYPRLYPPHPTYEHMTSEVYQECSPMSKYGQLAQHPVFYYPQANVELENRTQCKDISSKQREDIPVILKHTISNPREHFIVPQSLHGEMPLPLPSAETLPHHSFMRAFDYPCYAIPRFHLNTSQISPPLKTQHVLPSFHSHPINASPSSQHMDHLMASAASLHNDKSNTSLHVDKLHVASPFLCVEQTSSTRHISQSGISPPSIEANRFFPPRTRSHVDQPIPPPADVNMDRLMDYSHCENQVTCPKLLKGLPVSQAAWLPRPPTNSSDHVHTAAANSAKVRKIIYSPAVATGKKRNESASSTGTTLVKGCLKRSTSHSSPQIKIKEEDKDLCEMENIKKRQKVEMDHVRVGNKTESPPMPVIDNVFSLAPYQANLQASGVVFPGRAPLRAAKSPEHHGVKTKSDIKDKRQFQDEQQPVESLVPKESGPDITITDVVDVFEPKTLKVEKVEPSDMDGSGSPLIQNDCSKIIKKEPEQNGSSDNGPMFVIKTFEPDEVESKPSLPDENSDEFKPAKLTAQTNSFSQGDVSTLHEQVVTVQPQSVTPPQPPETKVNFRNIPPQCLKLSTYKIILPDAKAYSPIPPPEKPPAQPITEYVPKLELQMPVRKHFLELHHSLCKLVSKSVSGSSKQKINTWLSHMKLTEPTSSSTKVQKVSCLLGVKAREVWLDEEMESALHKVLERLREYTIQERSPFPHVMRAGAVFIPMLVVKELLFPTVQGSFIDQVLQEHKVELRPTTLSEEKILIQLHKRACSSRLRRLMSLKHLPDIYADVVNLFYYACVCKHFESTSSDVQKRVQD is encoded by the exons ATGATGAACAGTCAGTCAATGCAGACCCTCATTGACCCCGTGTTTCGAAACAAGATGCCATTATTCGATGGGTCCATGGCATCCGCAGGACTGTCAAAGCCACAAAATATGTCTGACTTGCTAGGTAAGCAGGCGCTGCAGTACAACGGGGCCTACTTTGGTTATGACCCCAGAGGAAGGGATGGAGCAGCATTCACTCCTCCATGGAGTAACTCAAAGGCCTCTCTGCTGGATGACAGAAGTCCTGTGACTCATCTCCCTGGCATGGATCGACAAGGCCGCATAACCTGCAGGCAAGATGGCAATTCGTCAGACGAGGGCCGTTCCCGTTCCTCCCCTCTGTGTCACACCCAAGTAAAACAGGGCTTTACAGTATACACTAAAAGTCCGAGAGTAAGCAGTCCTACAGCTGCTACCACAGTGGCtgtgaggaaacaaaaaagTGGAGGTGAGAATTTGTCTCCATCTGAGAACACTGTTTACCTAGCAGTTCCTAAGCCAGTTTATGGACATAGTCCCTGCTGCAACGAACTGGGTTGTGTGATAGGACGCCGATATCACGTGGAGCATGGCTCTCCGAGGATACCACACACTGTTTATGAGCATGATTGGATGCAAGCTGATGCTCACTATGCTGAAACTATTTCAAGGAAGGCACAAGACCCTCTTCTGCAACAAAGAGGTTTACCGTATGAGAACAGTGCAGAATCAATCAAAAGGATGACAGTGGAGAGATACAGTCCAAGTATAACAAGGACTTTTCCAGCTAGGATTGAGCCAAACTACAGCAGTTACCCCTGCACCCCAACTCACACATTTTTCACTTCCTTGAGTGATCAGAGGCAGCGTTTACGGACTCCCCCCAAAGGCTACCCTAGACTGTACCCTCCTCATCCTACATACGAGCATATGACCTCAGAGGTTTATCAGGAATGTTCTCCCATGTCTAAATATGGACAACTAGCACAGCATCCAGTGTTTTACTACCCCCAGGCAAATGTGGAGCTAGAAAACAGAACACAGTGTAAAGATATTAGCAGTAAGCAGAGAGAGGATATCCCTGTTATTCTTAAACACACAATCTCAAACCCCCGGGAGCATTTCATAGTGCCTCAGTCACTCCATGGTGAAATGCCTTTGCCTTTGCCTAGTGCTGAAACATTGCCACATCATTCCTTTATGCGGGCTTTTGACTATCCGTGTTATGCAATCCCTAGATTTCACTTAAATACTAGCCAAATTAGCCCCCCCTTAAAAACCCAACATGTCTTGCCTAGTTTCCACTCTCATCCTATAAATGCTTCTCCATCCAGCCAACATATGGATCACCTCATGGCCTCTGCAGCCAGTCTACATAATGACAAATCCAATACCAGCCTGCATGTGGACAAATTGCATGTTGCCTCACCATTCCTTTGTGTGGAACAAACCAGTTCTACTAGACATATAAGCCAATCTGGTATCTCACCACCCAGCATAGAAGCGAACAGATTTTTTCCCCCACGCACCAGATCTCATGTAGACCAGCCCATTCCTCCACCAGCTGATGTGAACATGGACAGACTCATGGATTATAGCCATTGTGAAAACCAGGTTACGTGCCCCAAACTGCTAAAAGGTCTTCCTGTTTCCCAGGCAGCATGGCTGCCCAGGCCACCCACTAACAGTTCAGATCACGTCCACACGGCCGCGGCTAATAGTGCAAAAGtcagaaaaattatttattccCCAGCTGTTGCAACTGGAAAGAAACGCAATGAATCTGCATCTAGTACTGGCACCACTTTAGTTAAAGGGTGCCTGAAGAGAAGTACTTCTCACTCATCTccacaaatcaaaataaaagaggaagataaagatttgtgtgaaatggaaaacattaaaaaacgaCAAAAGGTAGAAATGGACCATGTCAGAGtaggaaataaaactgaatctcCTCCTATGCCAGTAATTGACAATGTCTTCAGTCTGGCACCTTACCAAGCAAACTTGCAAGCATCTGGAGTAGTATTTCCAGGCAGAGCGCCTCTGAGAGCTGCCAAGTCACCTGAGCATCATGGAGTCAAAACGAAGTCTgacataaaagacaaaaggcAATTTCAAGATGAACAGCAGCCTGTTGAAAGTCTGGTTCCTAAAGAAAGTGGCCCAGATATTACTATAACAGATGTTGTAGATGTCTTTGAACCCAAAActttaaaagtggaaaaagtaGAGCCATCAGACATGGATGGTTCAGGATCTCCTCTTATTCAGAAtgactgcagcaaaataatcaaaaagGAGCCTGAACAAAACGGTTCATCTGACAATGGGCCCATGTTTGTGATAAAGACATTTGAACCTGATGAAGTTGAAAGTAAGCCCTCATTACCAGATGAGAATTCAGATGAGTTCAAACCTGCTAAGTTGACTGCACAGACAAACTCATTTTCTCAGGGTGATGTGAGTACACTGCATGAACAGGTGGTCACCGTTCAGCCCCAATCCGTTACTCCACCTCAGCCACCTGAGACCAAAGTAAATTTCAGAAACATTCCTCCCCAGTGTCTGAAACTTTCCACCTACAAAATCATTCTTCCTGATGCAAAGGCTTACAGCCCCATTCCACCACCAGAGAAGCCACCTGCACAGCCAATAACTGAATATGTACCAAAGCTGGAGCTCCAAATGCCTGTCCGCAAGCACTTTCTAGAGTTGCACCATTCCCTTTGCAAGCTAGTATCCAAATCTGTGTCAGGCTCTTCAAAGCAGAAGATCAATACCTGGTTGTCTCACATGAAGCTCACTGAACCTACTTCTTCATCCACCAAAGTACAAAAAGTGTCCTGTTTGCTAGGGGTAAAAGCCAGAGAGGTGTGGCTCGATGAGGAGATGGAGTCAGCACTCCATAAGGTCCTCGAGAGGTTAAGAGAGTACACCATCCAGGAACGCTCTCCTTTTCCACATGTCATGCGAGCAGGAGCAGTGTTCATCCCCATGCTGGTAGTGAAGGAGCTGCTGTTTCCGACGGTCCAGGGAAGCTTCATAGACCAGGTTCTGCAGGAGCACAAAGTGGAGCTACGGCCCACCACGCTGTCTGAAGAGAAGATCCTCATCCAGCTTCACAAACGAGCGTGCTCCTCGCGGCTCAGGAGACTGATGTCCCTCAAACACCTGCCTGACATCTATGCTGACGTGGTCAACCTTTTCTATTACGCTtgtgtctgcaaacattttG aatCAACCTcatctgatgtccaaaagagaGTCCAG GATTAG